The genomic segment GGCCTTGGAGAGCtggcattcactctttgttctgttaaatttacatagagtcagtCCCACAAACCcacctgctaacagaccacatagaaatgtccatagaagacaggcactgagcaggaaggcaacATGCCCCaactttgctaacaaacaaatctgggcgtCCTCAAAGCTGGTTATCAGAGATTAGGAGAATAggtgaatccaggattcagggaCATTTAGCATCTTTATCTAATgatttggaatgtcaggtacttcctcttgaatgctggctctttcctgggtcgCGTCACCTGTTCCAGAGTATTGTTTTGTCAGGTTCTacagtgtcactccctttgggggtcattttctttcaaaccacaactgCTCTAAGTCCAGTATAGGCTAAAATGTAAATTCAAGTGTAGCCTAGGCTACTCGAGACTGTTTAGAAAAAATAAGTTAGTATTTCACATTGTTTGGATGCACTTTTTAATAAGAGTAAAATTTTATGTTGAGATTTCTATCAAATGATTTCTTCATTAAAAGTGGAAATTTAATTTACTCATTTTCAAGAAATCTGATCTAGGCTTTAGCAAGGGAAAAATCACCATCTTACCCACTATGTTTAACCGTCTCTGCTTGGAATATTAAGAGTTCATAAATAAAGGTAAAGGGGAAACGTACCAAGGAGGTCCTGGGTACATCTAGCCAGTTGGCTTACACAGAAAGGGTTACAGCAACATTAGCAGTTACAAAGCTACCATATCTAGTTCACATCACAAACAACAGGGCTTCCACACAGGAATTCAGAGGCAGAACAAAAACAAGCCTCTGCTGTAAGGATGAGCAACTATGCCCTGACAGGGCCACTCTGTAAACAGATGTTGAAAACCGAGGGGACAAGAAGCAGCTAGGCAAGGATTTGGGATCTAGGTCTAACCCACCTTTCCTTGTATAGCCAGCAtctgctttcttgctttcctcATCACTGTTGAGAACTACCATTTGTTGGGAGCTTGAAAGGGTCACTCTATCATCTCACGGCCACTTAGTTCCTGGAGCTAGAACCACGTCTATTTCTTTTTCGTCTGACAATTGTTCTTTCCAGGTCATACAATACCCTGACTCCAACAGTACCTGGGAAATGGTTTCTGGACGTCTCACCTTCATCTGTCCTTCTGAAAACAGTGATGCCCTCAAAGACTGAGGTGCATCTACCTGACATTTTagctccagctcagcctgatgggGAACAATGACTGTCTCCCAAAAAGTTAGCATGTAAGCCAAAAATCTGTGAATATGAAAAATCAAACCGCCACACACCTCAGACATTGACGCCTGTATCACTCTGTCCTGCAGGTGACACCTGCATAGTTTCACCCACTTGCTGAGATGATTTGCATACTCTTGCTCCTCAAGTGAGGTCCTGCTCTATCTTACTTTCATTATCTTCAAAATCTGTCACCTTAGTGGATACAATCTTCCCATTTTATGGAACTCTGGTGAGAATACCTATGATAAGGCAGAGAATTGAACCATTCTTTAGACAACAAGGTTTAgtgaaaaacaaagttttaagtTGCTTGAGTTTTCGCCTTGCtccattttttaatataaaagcacTTCACATCTCACCACACAGGACAGACACAAGATACACgtttagtaattattttaattaaaaagttttagcAATTATTGCCAGTTATATTATTTTGGGTAGACAGGTGGATTTGAATAACAGTAACTTTTTATATAGAAATACATGGAAACTTGACGGAAAGTGCAAACTGCATGGTAATTCACATTTACAGCAGGACTTGGTAAACATACAAGCTTGAAGCTTGTTTCCATCACAACCCAGCTGTAGGGCCTGGGACAAATCACTCTAACTTTTAAATTACTGTCAATGAGGAGTCAATTGGCTGCATGCAAACTTCTCTTGAAAACTACCATGCACTTCTAAGCATTAACTATGGTTAGGGCTGACTTACTGATTACTGGCCCTCTGCTAGAGAAATACTACTGTTTCATTAAAAgtcattattgtttttaaaaaaggattcttATAAAGGAGTCCTAAAGCCAGGGTCTTGACTTTTAGGACAGGGTATTATACAAAGATAGCTAACCGTTACAAGGTCCAATTAGTAACCCAAGAGTAAAACAActtaattctcaacagaataactCAACATCAAAAAGTAATGATGCCAAGATTTTGCAAATGTAAAAACTGaggaaaatgcaataaaaacaaaacaaaacaaaaaatcacaatGGCTTAGGTGATTTAAAAGACAAGTGGTGATATGATAACTTGTTGACCAACATTCACATAAATAAAGCCTAAAAAAAGATAGGAATAAAATTTCTCATAAGTTCTAAAAAAATCCCTTAACTTTGCTATTTTATTTCAGAATAGTTCAAAAAAATGTCACAAAGGATGTTATCTAAATTCTATGGCACAGCCAGATACTTAGGTCTATCAGCCCAAATTTTTAGAGtcttattgctttaataaaagcaaaatgactATTGCTAAGACCTTGAAATCTGAGGGACAACCTAGACAATATTTATAACAataagaggggagggaaggtgggatgAGGGAGAGTAGAAGGGAGgtagggaaaggagggagagagagagagagagagagagagagagaggagactgtaGCAAACAACAAGATACATGACTAGTATCCTAGTATCTGGCACAGGGTCTCCATTAGCATCTGTCAGGTCTAGTTAACATGATTTCTGGAACCTAGAGGATGAGGAACACAATCTGCAGATGTGTCCTGCTGACTCATCAAGCACTGGGTATTCACAGTCCTGTGTTCATGCCTCAGAAACCTGCCACCCTGTGGCTGCTCTAAGTCTTGGATGGAGTGGTTTATGCAGTGGTTAGATACATGTAAAGAACCTTATGCTTTCAAACATCATCAGTTTATCAGAAAAGACAATTGCCACAAATGTTGAAAATGCTCAAACATAGTTTGTGGGAGCCGTCAACCATGAATAGACAAGGGACAATTAGAAAGTGTCGTCGTCTGAGTCATCACTCTTGGTTTTGGTAAGCCTTTCCAGCTCCTCTCCATcctaaaatgaaatgtaaaaataagttGAATTAGAAATGTTTCACTTTCAACAATTACTAAaggaatgttttaataaatacataaatcaaagATAACTGTGAAAGTAATCTGGTCAAATAATTGACGTGAAATGCTACAGTTAGAAGCACGAGATAATCAGAAAGTAAAGGgggaggactggagagacagctcagtggttaagagcacttattgctcttacaGAACTTATTGTTCATGTTCCCAGCGTCCACACGGACAACTATCTGTAGCTAACAattgtctgcaactccagctcctgagagatctgacatcttcttctTAAGTCTGAGGTACACAAatggtgtacacacatgcaagcaaaacactcatacatgtataattatataaatcTAAACAGTTTTAAAAGTGAAGTGCATTCAATTCAGGACAAGGGCACCACCTGCTGGCCTGGCAGGAAAGTGACCAAAAGATGGTGAatggtggccgggcggtggtggcccacgcctttaatcccagcactcgggaggcagaggcgggcggatctctgtgagttcgagaccagcctggtttacaagcgctagctccaggacaggctctaaagctgcagagaaaccctgtctcgaaaaaccaaaaaataaaaaaaaattttaaaaaattaaaaaaaaaagatggtgaaTGGCACAAAGCATTCTTGGTACCTAAtaggattttattttccttaaaaatgaagGCAAGCAAGTCATTACCAGTCTACTAGACAGAACAGAGGACTTCCTGAGTGTGCTGTGTATTCCTGCTGACTCAGGGGTTTGGGACACATgatctattattttctgtaaatctTAAAATTTGTTGTAGCAATAACCCAGAGATACAACACCTGGAGGTTTTCTATGAACCTAGTGACAGATTTTCATGATttgttaataaatattataaattcatAATAGCACATgatttatttgaatatattcttATAGGACAAGGTCCTTGTTAAAAACCATTTTCATAATTACAGGGAGGATTAAGGTACCGGCTTTTCTAGTTCACATGATTTATCAATGTAAAAGATTAACTTATTTCCCCAGCCACTGTGCTGTGGGAAAAGCAAGGAACCAGAAATCAGACCACACAGCACCATTACCATCCTTTTACCTACTGTCTATAAGCTGGTTAACTCACTCTCTAACCACAAACGCAGGGGAGACAGGGTGAGACAAGGAATGAGTATCTCTGTGGTCTGCGGTTCTATGTGATACAACTATACAGTTAGCACACAAAGTCCTTGAGGCACTACGGTTTCACAGCCCTTGCCAGCTTCAGAAATCCAGTACATGACTTCTATAAGTCATACATATCTAACACACTTTTATGATAAAATGATATCAACTTTCTTTCttgaataaatgttttaaatttaataataagcAGGTATAATCTCACCAACTTACCCCACTGGAACGCTCCCAAAGATTGCCACCTAGATCTCGGATCCTTTCTTGCCTAGGCACACATTCTAGATTTTGAGGCTTACTagcattataaataaatatggcaAGAAGGACGGTTGGGGCTTCTAGGAAAAAATCCAGGGAGGGCCTGAAATCAAAGACCAGGACAGACACTGTTGTGATGATGACAGTTGTCACCTGGGCCATCAAGACATGGAACATGTTATCTAAGAATTTCAAGATAAAAGCCACTGAAAGGCCTTGGAAAGCAGTTACAAAAATAAGGACTACTGAAAATGTATTGTGGCcataaaaaaacccacagttcTGAATCTGATCACGGTTACTGCTTTGAAGGATCAGGGTCAGCCCATTAAAAACAATACCAAAGAAATAAAGCTTGCTATTCTGTATGAAGATACTCTCGGTGAGCTGTGTCCCCTCCTTCAGGATCTTCTCATTATAGATATTGGccattgaagaaataaaacactgaaCTATAATCAGAATGTGGCCCAAGCCCAAACGGATGTGACTAAAAACTCTGGCTGTGGCGTTCCACTTGACTTCACTGAAAGCCCACTCGTTGGCTGTACAATTGTCCCTTTGGGAGCATTCTCTTCTGAAATGAAGGCAGGAATTGGATGGCGTGAAGAAGGCATCGTGATGAAATCCATGTCCCGCCAAGTTATTCTGTGAAGTTTTGGTACTGGCAGTTAGGGCGACAATAGACAAAAACAGAATCAGGAGGGAAGCCCACTGTATCCAGTTCAGATGCCGCCTATCCAAAGGGAAAGGAAGCAAGATTTTACCACATTTTTGTTCACCCTGTCTTTCCCACCTGTTAACTGTTCTATTGAAAATTAGAAACTTGAATAATTGATTTAATAAACTACAACTGATTGCTAGCATTTTGTACAATTCAAACACAGTGTAAACTTGTTTGGCCCATGTCTCAAACCTGACCTCTCTATTCACTTTCAAAATGCCTTACGGACATTCTTAACTTCTCTTCCTACAGATTTACAGATTAGCTTTGGACACAAAGGAATAGCCCAGCTTCCTGTCTTCCATGGCTCTATTTTGGACCTCTAGCACAGTGatttttattgtgataaaaaGTCTAAATTCTGACAGAGGACATTACCTCAGTTTCAAAGAATCAGAAAAAGCAGTATGGATAAGCTTAAATAATCAATATAGATCAAATTTCCCAAGGGATACTAGACCATTCTCAAAGGACTTCATGACACATGAGATTTTTGAAGACATTGGCTTCTGGGTGAATGGCCTAATAAGTCACCACAGAGCCAAGTACTGGAtgataaggaaaagcaaaacttACACTTGGGTAGTATTTCGCTTATGAAGTCCAACTCAGCTTTCCTTGCTTGCTTTACCTGATAGTAAAGTTGTGAAGCTATGTACTGTTAGTCTACTTGTCAATATACTTAGTTCAAAGACCAGTGGCTGATGTTCAGAGTGTCGTTGGATGTTGTTTTAGATGTGTTTTTAGAAAGTGACCTCATTGGTGTCTTATGTAGTTTAAcacttacataaataataaattatgagAAGATcacttgttttgtttaaaatctttcttttacttcatgtacttgtgtgtgtgtgtgtgtgtgtgtgtgtgtatgtgtgtgcacatgcatgtgtgagtatgccCATaagcacatgtgaaggtcagggtACAACTTGCAGaaatggttctctccttccaccatgtggatcctgaggactgaactcagtccATCAGTCTTTACAGCAATCACGttaatccactgagccatcttgtcaaccCAAAGTTAAATTGTCCACTGTGTGAGGAGCATGACAGAATCTCCTGTTCTGTTTGCTTATCCTCTGTCAGCGGCCCTCAATTttccctaatgctgcaactctttaatgcagttcctcatgttgtagtgaacCCCAACCAAAAAACATCTAttctatttcataactgtaattttgctactgttttggaaagggtcatttgacttcAAGGGGGTTGCAACTCATAGGTTGACAACTGCTGCTCTATGTGAATCCTTGTGTCTATGTTGTTTGTAACCTTCCTGTCAGTCATTCAACACTTGTCCGCTCTGATAGACTGATGAGAGATATCACAATGCTTGCCCCACAGTGCAAAGGGAGTGTGTGATACTGACAGTTTAACTTTCAAAAATGCTACAAAGTGTTTCCTCTAAGTAAAAAATTTTCAACTtaacagggaaaggaagaaaatatgctAAGAGTGCTGTGAtcacttaagaaaataaaaatctgtccATGAAgttcaagaaaaatga from the Arvicola amphibius chromosome 10, mArvAmp1.2, whole genome shotgun sequence genome contains:
- the Slc35a5 gene encoding probable UDP-sugar transporter protein SLC35A5 isoform X2, which produces MKVFLLRQLKTSGMERKCFRRAGLGPSALYTFLLGCIFVTLSSSRILLVKYSANEENKYDYLPTTVNVCSELIKLILCLLVSLCVIRKDDHQSRHLRCTSWKEFSNFMKWSIPAFLYFLDNLIVFYVLSYLQPAMAVIFSNFSIITTALLFRIVLRRHLNWIQWASLLILFLSIVALTASTKTSQNNLAGHGFHHDAFFTPSNSCLHFRRECSQRDNCTANEWAFSEVKWNATARVFSHIRLGLGHILIIVQCFISSMANIYNEKILKEGTQLTESIFIQNSKLYFFGIVFNGLTLILQSSNRDQIQNCGFFYGHNTFSVVLIFVTAFQGLSVAFILKFLDNMFHVLMAQVTTVIITTVSVLVFDFRPSLDFFLEAPTVLLAIFIYNASKPQNLECVPRQERIRDLGGNLWERSSGDGEELERLTKTKSDDSDDDTF
- the Slc35a5 gene encoding probable UDP-sugar transporter protein SLC35A5 isoform X1, with product MCPSYLCASGLPTGLLMKVFLLRQLKTSGMERKCFRRAGLGPSALYTFLLGCIFVTLSSSRILLVKYSANEENKYDYLPTTVNVCSELIKLILCLLVSLCVIRKDDHQSRHLRCTSWKEFSNFMKWSIPAFLYFLDNLIVFYVLSYLQPAMAVIFSNFSIITTALLFRIVLRRHLNWIQWASLLILFLSIVALTASTKTSQNNLAGHGFHHDAFFTPSNSCLHFRRECSQRDNCTANEWAFSEVKWNATARVFSHIRLGLGHILIIVQCFISSMANIYNEKILKEGTQLTESIFIQNSKLYFFGIVFNGLTLILQSSNRDQIQNCGFFYGHNTFSVVLIFVTAFQGLSVAFILKFLDNMFHVLMAQVTTVIITTVSVLVFDFRPSLDFFLEAPTVLLAIFIYNASKPQNLECVPRQERIRDLGGNLWERSSGDGEELERLTKTKSDDSDDDTF